In Babylonia areolata isolate BAREFJ2019XMU chromosome 19, ASM4173473v1, whole genome shotgun sequence, a single window of DNA contains:
- the LOC143294137 gene encoding uncharacterized protein LOC143294137 has product MEKDKSQDTSNGIDTTSDDDFEVICRCSSTPLSTNNDSRSSTSSQKAAVASTDEASPIKKETGCKENRELESLDPAADTTYVQSQYHGRATEADEMASESLSDGDVTRAQMQISGLYDTSLLVSMSQPVPVYNVNGDTVTYVSGPVTTASSYTAYTEEGGCHVQIPNGFTVAYPSKTDDTQSGESVTSCGQNPADAGASGQQPDAYNFVYPSIYVSNAGLISVLLRHDMSVEMTVDRTIRVVSHQHMMAVATDSRGTSACLYHPALKVIQQGTTTDIATDAVRVHMGHDDVAFAIGHNRYRFDAYDIQPATHVKFSDIFKDQSVNLLFSSEGYGESLVPHCLEVASKAEYANLPKGGVIVRINGVKVTQTGGGDVTVVTGAKFIRLSPSFGMTRLGNRFIDIEIERDWSCRVSRGPHCFFAGDRRIIITNGKLEVDVNEQGRFKVAHLNPHRPVTPQHCLRQPDTYVRRVNSVTYTASSAARAALAARTPPTRRRSAPVTR; this is encoded by the coding sequence ATGGAAAAGGATAAATCTCAGGACACATCCAATGGAATTGACACTACCAGCGACGACGATTTTGAAGTCATTTGTCGCTGCTCTTCCACCCCATTATCAACCAATAACGATTCACGCTCCAGCACGTCTTCCCAGAAAGCTGCTGTGGCTTCAACTGACGAGGCCAGTCCGATCAAAAAGGAAACAGGCTGTAAGGAAAACAGGGAACTTGAAAGCTTAGATCCTGCTGCAGACACCACGTATGTCCAGTCACAGTATCACGGCCGCGCCACAGAGGCAGACGAGATGGCTTCTGAGTCCCTCAGTGATGGAGACGTCACTAGAGCCCAGATGCAGATATCGGGCTTGTATGACACCAGTCTTCTGGTTTCCATGTCGCAGCCTGTCCCCGTGTACAACGTCAATGGAGACACTGTTACCTACGTGAGCGGGCCTGTCACCACTGCCTCTTCCTACACCGCCTACACAGAGGAGGGTGGGTGTCATGTACAGATTCCTAATGGTTTCACAGTTGCCTACCCTTCCAAGACAGACGATACCCAGTCCGGGGAATCCGTAACCTCGTGTGGCCAGAACCCAGCTGATGCCGGGGCCAGCGGGCAGCAGCCTGACGCCTATAACTTTGTCTACCCGTCCATTTACGTGTCCAACGCCGGGCTGATCTCCGTGCTGCTCAGACACGACATGTCGGTGGAGATGACGGTGGACCGCACTATCCGCGTGGTTAGCCACCAGCACATGATGGCCGTAGCTACGGACAGCCGAGGTACCTCCGCCTGCCTGTACCACCCAGCTCTCAAGGTCATCCAGCAGGGAACCACAACCGACATCGCCACGGACGCTGTACGCGTGCACATGGGCCATGATGACGTCGCTTTCGCTATTGGACACAATCGCTACAGGTTTGATGCCTATGACATTCAGCCAGCTACGCATGTCAAGTTCTCGGACATTTTCAAAGACCAGTCTGTCAACCTGCTGTTTTCATCTGAAGGTTACGGTGAGAGTCTCGTTCCTCACTGTCTGGAGGTGGCGTCTAAGGCAGAGTACGCCAATTTACCCAAGGGGGGCGTCATCGTTCGCATCAACGGTGTCAAAGTGACGCAGACCGGCGGTGGTGATGTCACCGTAGTGACAGGCGCCAAGTTCATCCGTCTGTCTCCGTCGTTCGGCATGACACGTTTGGGCAACCGCTTCATCGACATAGAGATCGAGCGGGACTGGTCCTGTCGAGTGTCCCGTGGCCCACACTGCTTCTTCGCCGGAGACCgccgcatcatcatcaccaacggcAAGCTAGAGGTGGATGTCAACGAGCAAGGCCGATTCAAGGTggcccacctcaacccccaccgCCCCGTCACCCCTCAGCACTGCCTCCGTCAACCCGACACCTACGTCCGTCGTGTCAACAGCGTCACCTACACAGCCTCCTCTGCTGCCCGTGCTGCCCTGGCCGCCCGCACTCCTCCTACCAGGCGACGCAGCGCTCCTGTCACCCGTTAA